The following are from one region of the Periophthalmus magnuspinnatus isolate fPerMag1 chromosome 5, fPerMag1.2.pri, whole genome shotgun sequence genome:
- the LOC117371492 gene encoding cytokine-inducible SH2-containing protein-like, translating to MILCVPGPRALLPATASPEGLLGMRTENVQSNSCLQNTPLFWDPAKDLQTIASNFCYLENSGWYWGAVTAAQAHAALQEASEGAFLIRDSAHPMYMLTLSVRTVRGPTSIRIQYKGSRFLLDSSSPARPSLSTFPNIPSLVQHYMGPEKHDEEKKEEDNTNSKSIQDSSIVLKLKRAVYKPQGLPSLQHLTRLVINRHTDCPESLPLPGPLLRYVQDYPFKV from the exons ATGATTCTTTGTGTGCCTGG CCCTCGAGCTCTCCTGCCTGCTACTGCATCTCCTGAGGGTCTGCTGGGCATGCGGACAGAGAATGTACAATCGAACTCTTGCCTCCAAAATACCCCTCTTTTCTGGGACCCTGCGAAAGACCTGCAGACAATCGCCAGTAACTTCTGCTATCTAGAAAATTCAG GATGGTACTGGGGTGCGGTAACAGCAGCACAGGCACACGCAGCACTACAGGAGGCCTCAGAAGGAGCATTTTTGATTCGGGACAGCGCTCACCCCATGTACATGCTTACACTATCAGTCCGGACAGTGCGGGGTCCTACCAGTATACGAATCCAATACAAAGGATCACGATTTCTCCTGGACTCTAGCTCACCGGCTCGCCCTAGTCTCTCCACGTTCCCAAATATTCCCAGTTTGGTACAACACTACATGGGACCAGAAAAGCACgatgaggagaagaaagaggaggacaaTACGAATTCAAAGAGCATTCAAGACTCTTCAATTGTATTAAAACTGAAACGTGCAGTGTACAAACCTCAAGGACTACCATCACTGCAGCACCTAACACGTTTGGTCATAAACAGGCACACGGACTGCCCCGAATCGCTACCACTCCCCGGGCCCCTTCTGCGCTACGTACAGGACTATCCTTTCAAGGTATGA